A portion of the Vespula vulgaris chromosome 14, iyVesVulg1.1, whole genome shotgun sequence genome contains these proteins:
- the LOC127069123 gene encoding WD repeat-containing protein 61 isoform X1, with translation MNYSLINKTENAHEDSIWTCAWGCPKKKKEVNPDNEDSRDSMQSNEEGTVEYVVTGSVDDAVKVWEHKDGTLQLKHKLTGHSLGVVSVAVSSDGLKCASSSLDSSLKIWDLESGEKISSIEVGPVDIWTVVFSPDDIFVVSGSHAGKIHLYGTESGKQEQTLDTRGGKFTLSVAYSPDGKYIASGAIDGIINIFDVTYGKVLRTLEGHAMPIRSLCFSPDSQLLLTASDDGHMKLYDVKDANLAGTMSGHASWVLGVAFAPNGQRFVSSSSDHTVKVWELAQRQCLHTFNEHNDQVWAVKYNPQKNNIIASVSEDKSINLYNCPI, from the exons atgaat tattctttaattaataaaactgaGAATGCACACGAAGACAGTATCTGGACCTGCGCTTGGGGATGTcctaagaagaagaaagaagtgaATCCTGATAACGAAGATTCACG AGATTCTATGCAATCGAACGAAGAAGGCACGGTCGAATACGTAGTCACGGGATCTGTGGACGATGCCGTTAAAGTTTGGGAACATAAAGATGGTACTTTACAACTAAAACATAAATTAACCGGTCATTCTCTTGGAGTCGTGTCAGTAGCTGTGAGTTCGGATGGTTTAA AGTGTGCATCAAGTTCGCTTGATTCAAGTTTAAAGATATGGGATTTGGAGTCTGGCGAAAAAATCTCTAGTATAGAAGTAGGTCCGGTCGATATTTGGACAGTAGTATTTTCTCCTGATGATATATTTGTTGTATCTGGGAGTCATGCCGGTAAAATACATCTATATGGAACAGAAAGCGGAAAACAAGAGCAAACTTTAGATACAAGAGGTGGAAAATTCACACTGAGTGTCGCTTAC AGTCCTGATGGTAAATATATTGCTAGCGGTGCAATAGATGGTATCATTAATATCTTTGATGTTACTTATGGTAAAGTTCTCCGCACATTGGAAG GTCATGCAATGCCTATCAGATCCTTATGTTTTTCTCCTGATTCTCAATTACTCTTGACCGCATCGGATGACGGACACATGAAACTATACGATGT aaaagatGCCAATCTAGCAGGAACCATGTCAGGTCATGCTTCTTGGGTACTTGGAGTAGCTTTTGCACCTAACGGACAAAGATTTGTATCTAGCAGTTCGGATCACACAGTTAAAGTTTGGGAATTAGCACAACGTCAATGTCTGCATACATTTAATGAACATAATGATCAG gtATGGGCAGTAAAATATAATCCACAAAAGAACAATATTATTGCATCAGTATCCGaagataaatcaatcaatcttTATAATTGTCCCATATAA
- the LOC127069123 gene encoding WD repeat-containing protein 61 isoform X2, with translation MYSLINKTENAHEDSIWTCAWGCPKKKKEVNPDNEDSRDSMQSNEEGTVEYVVTGSVDDAVKVWEHKDGTLQLKHKLTGHSLGVVSVAVSSDGLKCASSSLDSSLKIWDLESGEKISSIEVGPVDIWTVVFSPDDIFVVSGSHAGKIHLYGTESGKQEQTLDTRGGKFTLSVAYSPDGKYIASGAIDGIINIFDVTYGKVLRTLEGHAMPIRSLCFSPDSQLLLTASDDGHMKLYDVKDANLAGTMSGHASWVLGVAFAPNGQRFVSSSSDHTVKVWELAQRQCLHTFNEHNDQVWAVKYNPQKNNIIASVSEDKSINLYNCPI, from the exons ATG tattctttaattaataaaactgaGAATGCACACGAAGACAGTATCTGGACCTGCGCTTGGGGATGTcctaagaagaagaaagaagtgaATCCTGATAACGAAGATTCACG AGATTCTATGCAATCGAACGAAGAAGGCACGGTCGAATACGTAGTCACGGGATCTGTGGACGATGCCGTTAAAGTTTGGGAACATAAAGATGGTACTTTACAACTAAAACATAAATTAACCGGTCATTCTCTTGGAGTCGTGTCAGTAGCTGTGAGTTCGGATGGTTTAA AGTGTGCATCAAGTTCGCTTGATTCAAGTTTAAAGATATGGGATTTGGAGTCTGGCGAAAAAATCTCTAGTATAGAAGTAGGTCCGGTCGATATTTGGACAGTAGTATTTTCTCCTGATGATATATTTGTTGTATCTGGGAGTCATGCCGGTAAAATACATCTATATGGAACAGAAAGCGGAAAACAAGAGCAAACTTTAGATACAAGAGGTGGAAAATTCACACTGAGTGTCGCTTAC AGTCCTGATGGTAAATATATTGCTAGCGGTGCAATAGATGGTATCATTAATATCTTTGATGTTACTTATGGTAAAGTTCTCCGCACATTGGAAG GTCATGCAATGCCTATCAGATCCTTATGTTTTTCTCCTGATTCTCAATTACTCTTGACCGCATCGGATGACGGACACATGAAACTATACGATGT aaaagatGCCAATCTAGCAGGAACCATGTCAGGTCATGCTTCTTGGGTACTTGGAGTAGCTTTTGCACCTAACGGACAAAGATTTGTATCTAGCAGTTCGGATCACACAGTTAAAGTTTGGGAATTAGCACAACGTCAATGTCTGCATACATTTAATGAACATAATGATCAG gtATGGGCAGTAAAATATAATCCACAAAAGAACAATATTATTGCATCAGTATCCGaagataaatcaatcaatcttTATAATTGTCCCATATAA